GAAGCCCGCGCTGGGCCCCCGCGAGTCCCCCCGCCCGACGACGGTGCCACGGCTCGGACGACCAGGGCAAGCCCGGGCCGCGCGGAGGCGCCGGCTCCGGCTAGTGCTGCGCCGTGGCGATCGCCTCGTGGTGGCGGACCACCTCGGCCACCACGAAGGTGAGGAACTTCTCCGCGAACTCCGGGTCGAGCTTGGCCTGCGCGGCGAGGGTGCGCAGCCGCGCGATCTGCTGCGCCTCCCGCGCCGGGTCGGCCGGCGGCAGCCCGTGCTCGGCCTTGAGCACCCCCACCTGCTGGGTGATCTTGAACCGTTCCGCCAGCAGGTGCACGAGGGCGGCGTCCATGTTGTCGATGCTGTCGCGCAGCCGGCCCAGCTCCGCGGTCACCTCGTCGCTCATGGGGCTCACCCTAGGGGTGCCGACGGCGGGTCCCGGCCGGCCGGCCCGGCGCCGGACGGCGGCCCGCCGGCCGTCGCCCGGGCCGGCCGGGCTGCGGGCGGCCTGTGAGGTTGGCCACCCGTCGTGGCCGCTGCGATGGCCGTCGACGTGGCGCACGACACCAGACCAGGGCGCCACTGGCCTCATACCAGTGGCCCGACGCGGGGCCCGCACCGGGGACCGTGAGCCCCCCGCCCCGCGCGACCGAACCGGTTGAGCACGTCGAGCACCGCGGGGATACCAGTGGCGGCCGGGATGACACCGTTGTCGGCGCCGGGCTCCTCAGGTGCTCCTCAGGTGGTCGAGGCCCGGGCCCGAGCCCGTCCGGCAGCCCCGGATCCGACCTATCGTGGAGTCATCGCGATCGAGGTCGACTCTCCTGATGATCATCGGGAGAAGAAGTCGATCATGGTCACGGCCCGTCACCAGGCGGGCTCTTCCCAGCGTCCACGATGACGCCGGGCCGAATCGGGGGCGGTTCGCAGCACGTGCGTGCTGAGCGTCCCCGGTGGCAGTGCTGCCGCACCCCGTCGCCACCGGAGCGCCACTGCTGAGCCCTCTCGACCCGCGCAGGTCCAACCCGAGCCTGCTGCGCTCGACCGTGCCATCCGACAGCTCGTGGTCTCAACGCGACGGCCCACCGCAAACACCGAGATTGTGGAGTGCCCATGGCCAGACCGGCCCACGACTACCGGCGCGTCGACCAGCACGTGCCCGTGACGCGACGAGCGGAGACGGCGAACCCGTACCCGCCCGTCCTGATCCTGATCACCCTGCTCGCGACGCTCGGGATCATCCGCTACGCCGCCTTCCTGCTCGCCCCGGGCAACCGCGGCGACCTGCTGCCCTACCTGCTGGTCCTCGCCGCCGAGCTGATCCTCGTCGTGCACGCCCTGCTCTCGGGGTGGACGATCCTGACCGGCACCAAGGGCCCCCGCGACTTCCCCTTCTACGAGGCGAAGAGCGGCCTGTTCGACGGCCGGGCGATCAAGGCCGGTGGGCTGCGGAACTCTCCCCACCTGTGGCCGATCGTGATGGACGGTCGCGAGATCACCGTCGACGTGTTCATCCCCGTCTACGGCGAGGACCCCGCGATCATCCGGCGGACCGCCGAGGCCGCCGTCGCCCTGAAGGGCCGGCACCGCACCTGGATCCTGGACGACGGTCGCTCCGACGAGGTGAAGGACTTGGCCGGCGAGCTCGGCTGCCACTACGTCCGGCGGCTGAGCGGCGGCGGCGCGAAGGCCGGCAACATCAACCACGCGCTCGCCATCGCCAAGGGTGAGTTCTTCTGCGTCTTCGACGCCGACTTCGTGCCGAAGCCCAACTTCCTCGTCGAGACGGTGCCCTTCTTCGTCGACGACAACGTCGCCTTCGTGCAGACCCCGCAGGTCTACGGGAACCTGGGCAGCCTCATCTCCCGGGGCGCCGGCTACATGCAGACC
The window above is part of the Friedmanniella luteola genome. Proteins encoded here:
- a CDS encoding chorismate mutase: MSDEVTAELGRLRDSIDNMDAALVHLLAERFKITQQVGVLKAEHGLPPADPAREAQQIARLRTLAAQAKLDPEFAEKFLTFVVAEVVRHHEAIATAQH